The window ACATTCGCACACAGAAATCGGTCCGGCGCGACGAAAAAGCATACTCAAGGACACTCCCATTCATGATAATGAAAGCGATCGAGCCTCAACACATAGCTATGGTAAGTGATATGAGTCTTAAGACTCAGACCCTTTAGTTCAAAGTGAAAAATAGATACTTCGAGTGCTTTAAGTGAAAGACCTCAAATAAAAAAGTTGATTAGAAAATTTATTCATCGTGAAAAATGCTTTTAAAATAGTGAGTGTAAATCTTTGGTGTAAAAATTTCAGATATGTATAACAAATACTATTTATTTAgtcaagaaacaaaaaatagttTCCATTTTTCCTAATGCCCTGATTGAAagcaaaaacagttttttcaaTGAAATAGTTTCCTCTACATGAACAATGTGCCAAAGGATTTATGAGGATTAAAACTGAGTACCTAAAGGCCCATACACCATATCGACACTTGAAATAACGCTTAAACAAACTTTGATTTTCCATAAGTTTCAGACTGATAAAGCAATTTTGAGTGCCAACAGAATTCTGTccaaattgttttaatttttcatttttgtgcaaaaattaaatagttcTACATCAATCAACAAAAAGCACGttcgaaataaaataaaagatatatatacatttaaacatatgtacatacatatgtgtgaaaattaacaatttggggacaacatttttattaaaaattgcgTTCCAACGAGTGTCTAGACATTTTGGAATCAAGTTAGGGAAATGCCACCCTGACCACGCTAAAAATTAACGTTCTTAAATtattttcttggtttttttagGTATGCGTACTTTATGTACAGAATTTTCAAGTTTGTcgttgaatatatatttttataacttGGCTTTTCTTCTATTAGAACACTGATATATAGAACTAATGTGGCACAAAAAATTGGAGCtgtgaaataaaaacttttcttaATTTTCGTTTAAATTCTTGGTTGAAGTCTTGTGGTTTAAGTTTATGAGCAccactgtatgtatgtacatatctatatgtacatagaataaaaacactttttaaagaaaaataatggCAATTCTCAGATACAGGATGTATTGTTCAAAACAGGTCTTTTTGGGCcaataaaaactatataagaTTTATCcgaatttaatgaaaaatataaatgtaattCGTATAGTAATTAGATGTCATTATTCATATTTATTCTATAGTAAAAATTAGAGTCGTTAAACATATAAGACTTAGATCAAAAGAGTCAAATATTACATGCAAAgtttatattttcaattgGCTCCAAAAAATATGCTTAAGCTTTATTAAAAACCTTATGGTATGCACTTTATCTTAGTTTTCCTAGATTTACAAACTTTGTTAAAGCgtacaaacatatatgtaggtgtatttttaatattcaagATTTTAGAAAAGAGTGCTTAACGTTTGATCAGCGATTTTtataatagaaaataaaatgacAAAAGCTAAGATAATCACATTTTCGGTTCATAATCTCAATACGAAAACCAACAAATTTAAGTTATTTGGGCGTCAAGAAAATAAGAGTTTACAGTCAAAAACATTGACTTATTTATGGTAACTCTAAAGCTTATCTAAATGATTAGCATTTCAAAACTCTCATTTGAATTCTGCAATTTTTTGTCCTATATAACGAATCAAAAAAAAGTATGCGACAATTGAAAAGAAGAAATTTTAAGAAACTAGAAACTTTATGCATAATTCTTCACACAGTTTTGGAAAAtgttccttgtaaaaaaatcttaaatttcTACAAAGGACTAGAACTTGACAATTGTTTTGTGCTTTCCAAAAGGTCGATAACAATGTTTCGATAAGTGTATACAGTAAATAAAGTCAGGGTGATGTTTATCCTTTAGAAATGTTTACTAGTCACATTTATTTGGATCCTGCAAAACATTTAAAAGATTAATGAAACATTTTATCGTGCTCCCTAACGTTTAGATATTTCAAGTCTAAGCAATTGAACAGGCAAAGTACTTAAGTCCCATTAAAATTAgcacaaattatttttaaacatacatttttttttgttgtggaaatttacaataaaatatttatacctGATGTAAACAGAGATCCAAATGACGTAGAATATGAGAAAATTCCATAATGATTCGAAGCATTTTTCAAGGTAAATACCAACTATTTACCTAATAACCAAACAACAAGGTATTTAGCGTTAACTAACTGTTATTTAGTTGATAATTGGCATAGCCGTTAGGCTTAGTTCAGGGTGAATTAGTTTaccaaaatttttgatttaatatcaattttttgttgggcAAATTTTCAAGCCCGCCCACgtcaaaattaaatcaatatatGTTTAGCAGAAAGGCAAATACATCAACTTTGtctatttcaattcaatttgcaATCATCGAGCAGGCCCACACGGTTAACATTATCAATTAGCACAGTCAAAGGCACCGGAGAAGTCCACTGACTTTCTGATCTTATTGCGCAGGTCTTGGGCGTATACTAAAAATCGATCGGATCGAATATTTGCCCATATTTTATCACCTAATTAGAGTTGAtgatataatttttgttgttggtaaACAATATGCTTATCAATCATTTTTTTCGATTTCATATTCCCTTCTAGACTATAGAGGCAATGCATTGGATATTCTGAATGCAAAATACAATGGTCATCAGATGGGTCAGAGTTCACAACAAGGCAGCAATGGAGCCAACTATGTGGAAGAGTCATGGATGTACACATTCTGTCTGAAGTGTCGCGGCGAAGAGCCATCAGCATCATGGGAACCACCATTCTGGCAAAAAGTATTCCCCTATCCCTTGTGTCCTACCTTTAGGACTGTATCACGTTTGATTTCCCTAATTCTTATTGGTGAGTTAAAAGCGAAATTCTGATAATTATCTTTAATAATTGGCAAAACTTTGTTTGTAGGTGTCCTAATATGGGTCACGGCCTTTGTGATCATTGGAGACTCAGCTGCCCCTGGTGGACAGCTTTTTGGTCTTGTTGTGCTGACTGTGGCAGCCAATTTCGGTGGCTATTTGATATCATTGACCACATTACCAAGATTAATTGGTATGCTCATGGTGGGCATATTATTTCAGGTAAGACAATTATTCTACTAGACCTTTCTCTCCGgatttctaaaaaaaagttaatttagaGCATACATATTTAGCTTAAACTCATAAATTGATCTACTCGAAAGAGATCAATTTAGTTCTCTGCccttatttaaattaaacctTCTTTTGGGAAATGGAAAaggtattttaaaatttagtaattttctaaatttttttgCAGAACGTTGGCTGGGTGGATCTCGATGGTGATTTCTCCAAAGTCACAGGACATTTGCGTAAATTTGCTTTAACCATTATCCTAACAAGAGCTGGTCTCGAAATGGAGCCGAAAGCATTTAAGAAAGTCTACAAGACAATTCTAAAATTGGGCATTGTGCCATGGATAGTGGAGGCAATGGTAATGGCTGTTATGTCGCATTTTCTGCTGGACTTGCCATGGATTTGGGCCCTTTTGTTGGGTACCATAATAGCTGCTGTATCGCCGGCAGTAGTGGTTCCTTGCCTGTTCCGTTTGAGGACCAAGGGATATGGTGTGGCCAAGGGTATACCCACTCTGGTGGTGGCCGTTGCCGGTGTGGATGATGCTCTATCGGTGGCCATTTTTGGAATTATAAGCACTGTGATGTTCTCGGACAAGGGACTCGGCTATCAGATTGCTCAGGCGCCAGTTTGCATTATTGGTGGATTAGGTTTCGGTGTCGTCTGGGGCATGTTAGCTCGCATCTTTCCCGAAAAGGGCGATGCTTTTGTGGTGCCGCTAAGGACCCTGCTACTTTTTACTGGTGGCTTGATGGCCATCTACGGCAGCGAGGAGGTTGGATTCGAGGGAGCCGGCCCGTTGGCTGTGGTCTTTTCAGCTTTTGTGTCGAATCTTTTCTGGTGCAAAGACGGCTGGGATGTGGAGGATAATCCAGTGTCCACCGCCTTTGAGATTTTCTGGATGATCTTTGAACCCATTCTGTTTGGCATCACGGGAGCCACCATCAAAATACGCGAGCTGGACTCGCATACGGTTTCCATTGGAGCCGCTTGCATCTTCACAGGCTCTATTCTTCGTATTCTGACCACAGCCGGCATCGCATTCGGTGATCGCTTGAATGTCAAAGAGAAATTCTTTGTGGGTCTCTCATGGATGGCCAAGGCCACAGTTCAGGCTGCTCTCGGACCAGTAGCCCT is drawn from Drosophila willistoni isolate 14030-0811.24 chromosome 2R unlocalized genomic scaffold, UCI_dwil_1.1 Seg167, whole genome shotgun sequence and contains these coding sequences:
- the LOC6644144 gene encoding sodium/hydrogen exchanger 9B2 isoform X2, with translation MTAHGEPATSDESNSNPVHPPVTSDVPLPNGNGNHKSTIVIENQPKRRVSIISDPPMIAGGGVIGGGYDNIAYEQNPRRKISQCSQHSHTEIGPARRKSILKDTPIHDNESDRASTHSYDYRGNALDILNAKYNGHQMGQSSQQGSNGANYVEESWMYTFCLKCRGEEPSASWEPPFWQKVFPYPLCPTFRTVSRLISLILIGVLIWVTAFVIIGDSAAPGGQLFGLVVLTVAANFGGYLISLTTLPRLIGMLMVGILFQNVGWVDLDGDFSKVTGHLRKFALTIILTRAGLEMEPKAFKKVYKTILKLGIVPWIVEAMVMAVMSHFLLDLPWIWALLLGTIIAAVSPAVVVPCLFRLRTKGYGVAKGIPTLVVAVAGVDDALSVAIFGIISTVMFSDKGLGYQIAQAPVCIIGGLGFGVVWGMLARIFPEKGDAFVVPLRTLLLFTGGLMAIYGSEEVGFEGAGPLAVVFSAFVSNLFWCKDGWDVEDNPVSTAFEIFWMIFEPILFGITGATIKIRELDSHTVSIGAACIFTGSILRILTTAGIAFGDRLNVKEKFFVGLSWMAKATVQAALGPVALKHLDENSTDEERNYAAIVQTICVFSIVLTAPLGAILISVTGTKLLTKTKQPQDLTGWRRSHRPSIRDISIIDEEEEREDPEIPEDKETQDNTHNNAHIPTISYSYNK
- the LOC6644144 gene encoding sodium/hydrogen exchanger 9B2 isoform X1, with amino-acid sequence MFISHKTMTAHGEPATSDESNSNPVHPPVTSDVPLPNGNGNHKSTIVIENQPKRRVSIISDPPMIAGGGVIGGGYDNIAYEQNPRRKISQCSQHSHTEIGPARRKSILKDTPIHDNESDRASTHSYDYRGNALDILNAKYNGHQMGQSSQQGSNGANYVEESWMYTFCLKCRGEEPSASWEPPFWQKVFPYPLCPTFRTVSRLISLILIGVLIWVTAFVIIGDSAAPGGQLFGLVVLTVAANFGGYLISLTTLPRLIGMLMVGILFQNVGWVDLDGDFSKVTGHLRKFALTIILTRAGLEMEPKAFKKVYKTILKLGIVPWIVEAMVMAVMSHFLLDLPWIWALLLGTIIAAVSPAVVVPCLFRLRTKGYGVAKGIPTLVVAVAGVDDALSVAIFGIISTVMFSDKGLGYQIAQAPVCIIGGLGFGVVWGMLARIFPEKGDAFVVPLRTLLLFTGGLMAIYGSEEVGFEGAGPLAVVFSAFVSNLFWCKDGWDVEDNPVSTAFEIFWMIFEPILFGITGATIKIRELDSHTVSIGAACIFTGSILRILTTAGIAFGDRLNVKEKFFVGLSWMAKATVQAALGPVALKHLDENSTDEERNYAAIVQTICVFSIVLTAPLGAILISVTGTKLLTKTKQPQDLTGWRRSHRPSIRDISIIDEEEEREDPEIPEDKETQDNTHNNAHIPTISYSYNK